The following are from one region of the Papaver somniferum cultivar HN1 unplaced genomic scaffold, ASM357369v1 unplaced-scaffold_132, whole genome shotgun sequence genome:
- the LOC113333035 gene encoding G patch domain-containing protein 8-like, translating into MDNRRFYNREEARAQGEGQRKREEDSLAEDLGDDFRLSSKHKPTENPDLDNVEQASLDTQLTSTNVGFRLLQKMGWKGKGLGKNEQGIVEPIKAGIRDPKLGIGKQEQDDFFTAEENIQRKKLEIELEETEEHAKKREVVAEREQKIQTEVKEIQKSFYCDLCSKQYKLAIEFEAHLSSYDHNHRKRFKEMREMQSGSSRDERQKREQLRQEKEMAKFAQIADAHKQQKQQQQQQQQQQQQQDQGGVASSVGGATTPSDQDQQKALKFGFSSKVGLSKSSFGAAAKKKKVVQVSSIFGNDSDEE; encoded by the exons ATGGATAATAGACGGTTTTATAACCGCGAGGAAGCAAGAGCTCAAGGTGAAGGGCAACGCAAAAGAGAAgag GATTCCCTGGCGGAGGATCTTGGAGATGACTTTCGTTTGTCCAGTAAACACAAACCTACAGAAAATCCTGATCTTGATAACGTGGAGCAAGCATCTTTGGACACACAATTAACATCTACCAATGTAGGATTTAGACTCCTTCAGAAAATGGGGTGGAAAGGGAAAGGCCTTGGCAAGAACGAACAAG GAATCGTTGAGCCGATAAAAGCTGGAATCAGAGATCCTAAGTTAGGGATTGGAAAGCAAGAGCAGGATGATTTTTTTACTGCTGaagaaaatattcaaagaaagaagctTGAAATAGAGTTGGAGGAAACCGAGGAGCATGCAAAGAAGCGAGAG GTGGTAGCAGAGCGTGAGCAGAAAATTCAAACTGAGGTTAAAGAAATCCAGAAGTCGTTCTATTGTGATCTCTGCAGCAAGCAATACAAGTTGGCCATAGAATTTGAAGCTCACCTGAGCTCATATGACCACAATCACAGAAAG CGGTTCAAAGAAATGAGAGAGATGCAGAGTGGTAGCAGTCGGGATGAGCGTCAAAAACGAGAACAGCTACGTCAGGAAAAGGAGATGGCTAAGTTTGCTCAGAT TGCAGATGCTCATAAGCAGCagaagcagcaacagcaacaacaacagcagcagcagcagcaacaagatCAGGGGGGAGTGGCTTCTAGTGTTGGAGGTGCTACTACACCATCGGATCAGGATCAACAGAAAGCATTGAAGTTTGGGTTTTCTTCGAAAGTTGGTTTATCCAAG AGTTCATTTGGTGCTGCTGCTAAGAAGAAAAAGGTAGTTCAAGTGTCCTCAATTTTTGGCAATGACAGTGATGAAGAGTAG
- the LOC113333034 gene encoding probable transcription factor At3g04930 — protein MPEEEDQNMNTNQEEEEDFDDEEDEELEEDEDMEEYDEDEDLELDSPTTSSDPIPQQPAIPNIATTTPVVSTSVSTTTTTTPAIATTITTAQTGGEPEIKRQKIEEPITPMAITTTTEERKPPSTEERKLFQRLWTDEDEIGLLQGFLEYNTKERGTGTKNSSSYHHDTGPFYDQIKTKLQLEFNKNQLVEKLRRLKKKYRNVMSRVSSGKDLVFKTPHDQSCFEISKKIWGAETGGNVVVSGGDVEEEDGNPNPLQIIEVKNVTVGNNGGVAADINGSEKQAIPRSRKRIRKRTEVPPNVSNPLNIPVNLSVSSVIEETVKSCLSPLFKELLQAAISGPNNVRGLGVMGLNPLNLGANSSSSSMNLLSGEMVDEKWKKQQVLELEVYAKRMDLVQDQIKLALEELRSTGD, from the coding sequence ATGCCTGAAGAAGAGGATCAAAACATGAATactaatcaagaagaagaagaagattttgatgatgaagaagatgaagaacttgaagaagatgaagatatggaggagtatgatgaagatgaagatcttgaattaGATTCTCCTACAACTTCTTCTGATCCTATTCCTCAACAACCCGCTATTCCTAACATTGCAACAACCACCCCCGTTGTTTCAACTTCtgtttccaccaccaccaccactactccaGCAATCGCCACCACCATTACCACCGCCCAAACTGGTGGCGAACCTGAAATCAAGCGGCAAAAAATTGAAGAACCCATTACTCCAATGGCTATAACGACAACAACTGAAGAGAGAAAACCCCCCTCAACTGAAGAGAGAAAATTGTTTCAGAGGCTGTGGACAGATGAAGATGAAATTGGGCTTTTACAAGGGTTTCTTGAATACAATACAAAAGAAAGAGGTACTGGTACTAAAAACTCATCTTCTTATCATCATGATACAGGTCCATTTTATGATCAGATCAAAACAAAACTACAGCTTGAGTTTAATAAGAATCAGTTAGTTGagaaattaagaagattgaaaaaGAAGTATAGAAATGTTATGAGTAGAGTCAGTTCTGGTAAAGATTTAGTTTTTAAGACGCCTCATGATCAATCTTGTTTTGAAATCTCTAAGAAAATCTGGGGTGCTGAGACTGGTGGTAATGTAGTAGTATCTGGTGGTGATGTTGAGGAAGAAGATGGAAACCCTAATCCTCTCCAGATTATTGAGGTAAAGAATGTAACTGTAGGTAATAATGGGGGTGTTGCTGCTGATATTAATGGTTCAGAAAAGCAGGCTATTCCGAGGTCAAGAAAACGGATTAGAAAGAGAACTGAGGTACCGCCTAATGTTTCTAATCCTTTGAATATTCCCGTGAATTTGTCGGTTTCAAGTGTGATTGAAGAGACTGTAAAGAGTTGTTTATCTCCGTTGTTTAAAGAGTTGCTTCAGGCTGCGATTAGTGGACCAAATAATGTGAGAGGGTTAGGAGTGATGGGTTTAAATCCATTGAATTTGGGggctaattcttcttcttcttctatgaaTTTGTTGAGTGGAGAAATGGTGGATGAGAAGTGGAAAAAACAGCAGGTACTGGAATTGGAGGTTTATGCGAAACGGATGGACTTGGTGCAAGACCAAATCAAATTGGCATTGGAGGAGCTGAGGTCGACCGGAGATTGA